In Brassica napus cultivar Da-Ae chromosome A3, Da-Ae, whole genome shotgun sequence, the sequence TTGAACTCATAAACAGGATCCAGAAGGTTGCTGAAGCCTCTGGTCATTAGCCTTCTCTCCATTTGGAAAGTCGTACTCAAGTTCGAGCTGAACTATCCACCTCTTCCACTGGTATGTCAacacaaaaacgaaaaaaaaaacaaaagtgtaAGCTTTCAAGTTTCAATACATTTTGCAAGTAGCAGGTGCGTAAACTATCCACCTTTTTACGCTATCAagcttttaaaacaaaagtgTACACTttcaacacatttttttttgacaaaacttTCAAcacatttaaaaatgtttttttgaagcGTTTTGTAAGCAAGCTTCCAATTCAAGTTTTAAAGATGGAAACATACATCTGAGAAAGCTTATATGCTACTTTGATTCATATAGTgatatataaaatctatatttcTTTAGCTTTTAGATATTGATTTGAGTTTGGAATTAGATgaaaattaagtaaaaaaatattaatttagaaaatctTAATTGATAATAatgctttatatttttttgtcaaaaggtTTACTAcaaatttttaatgattttaagtCTAAAGACTaagtgtattttttaaaatcttaatttatttaaattgctGTCTACTTTAATATATGCCACAATAAATATCtagtttaaatatttgaataatgattaaataattttattacaaTGCAAGAACGAATCCTAATCTTATTtccataagaaaataaaattttggctTGAGTCgaataaatttacaaaaagaaatttgcTTTTCAACTTTCATTTAGTTCTCTTTATCATATGGCCAAATTAAATAATCAGGCCAATCAGACCAAATTATACATACAAGATAAAGAGAATGGATAAAAGGATTCCTATAAGATgaggaaagaaaatatatattatagtacAAAAGtggtatataataaaaattatattttgatatattaatttagttatgATTAGTAAGGACtgtagctttatattttttgatgtAGAATTTAATATGTAGATTTATTTATTGTAGTTTTCATTGCTGTAGTTTTTTAAAACACTAATTTTTTGCTCTCGAAATAAAGTTCTCTATAGTCTACAgccatttttaattttctagagATTTTTTTGAAGtagtttttttaaagaaaaaaaaacttgattggtTGACATATATGACTCTGAACTAAATTTTGACTTTCTAAAGCATTTACGGCCACAGCCAATCACCATATTCAATGACTATTGAGAAATGCAACTCACTTGAAGCATGATTTTATTCTCAATATCTTTTGGAGATCACATAACTCTTATAGATATTATGGAAAAGTTAAAAAGAGTTTATGATAAATATCTAACTTAcatgttaaaataattattaaatatttttttttcataaaattccCGCGCAAGCATGAAGCATAATGTTATTTTCTATAAGAAAATAACTATACTGACATGAGACAaatcaatttttcaaaaatgttttatttttccttCTTCCATCTAGTTTTTTCTCATATGATCAATCAAAACAAATTACATACATTAATCAAACTAAATTACATGCATGATAAAATGACAAACCGAAGGGATAATCAGGTTCCTATAacattaataaagaaaatatatatataaaagaaaaatatatactagTGACCAAatacaatacatatatatattaggaaataaaataatattattgacCAATACCAAAgtagaataaaatatttatcataaaactcaatatttgaCAGTTATGTTTCCAACAATTGATTAGAAGCCCTACaccatttttcttataaattgaaTCATATTGCATTACTTAATTTCATCAAGAATCAACTTACAAACAAATCATATCTTGGACATCTAAGTCTTCTCTTAATCATATCTGGAAACCCCAAGTATATTCATCATGTCGGTTAAGAATATGTTCTTTATTCTAGTGAGTATATGCATTGCCTCTTCCGTTAATGCTCAGTTACCGCAGTTTCCTTTTCCGCTTCCATTTCAACCAAGTCCTGGTATACCAGGATTTCCATTTCCATTTCCATTTCCATTTCAACCAAGTCCCGGTGGTATGCCAGGAATTCCTGATATGAGAAAATGTTGGTCAACATTTATGGATATGCCTGGATGCTTTGCAGAGATCAGACAATCTATTATCACTGGAAAATTTGGTAGTATAGGTCCAGCTTGTTGTAAAGCTTTCTTAGATGCTGAAGCCAACTGCACACGCAATCTTCCATTCAACCCGTTTTTCCCTCCTATGGTAAAGGAACAATGCTCCCGAGCTGCTGATCCTCCAACAACATTGTAGGATTAAGTATTAGCTACGCGAAAgattaattacaaaaaagaaGGCTGTGATCTAATAACAATATTGTTGCATTTCCTACGAATAACAAAATCTTTAAGCATTTCATCTATTCTAGTAATATCTATTATTGAAGTTAAAGAATCAGACAAATAAAGCAACATATTTTGAGAAATGTATGAATCTCAAAACATGTCCAATGTTTGGTTGATGAATAAATCCTTGATCCTTTTATGTCACATTAATCATACATTATACATTTCGTAACTTTCGAAgttgtttatttatattagatGCCAATACTTGTTTTTATgtcaaatgatttttaaaatagtgactaatacaaaattaagaatatttatgcatatatacatatgcttattattattatatgataaagATCATACATACAATATGTATTTATTTGATATGATGGTTACTCAATGGTAATGATTGAAGAGAACATGGATCTTTTGTTGAATATAGATGAAAACTCTGTGATACCATAATCATTAAGGTCATTCATCCCTTGGATTCACCGGTTATGGAAAAAACGAAATGTCATCATGATCTTGGTTGGAAACAAAGATGATATTAGACTTGTGGTGTTGAGAGCACAAGCGAAACAGTTGACTGAGATAATTAATAGAGTATTTATGCCTGGTGCACAACCAATTTGGAGCGACAATGGACGATACCACGGCTGAATATAGGCAACTGCCAGTATTCATTCGCCGTGGGTTAATGCCTCGGCTTTGACTGGTGTTGCTTGGTTGTTGAGTGATCAGTCTGGTCAGGTTTTGTATCACAACAAAGAAGCATTCACTCTCACGAACTGCCATTTTTTGGTTACGATGAAGCCTACTTAGTTTGGCTGTTTGTGTTGCGAGATATTCACATCAGTCAAGTAAAATTTGTATAACGATATGACGGCTCACACTacgttttttcttcttattatgTTGGCTTTGTTCGCATATTATAATAGAAAGATAATGTTCTATTAATCGCTTACGTTATTCAACACATTTGTCTGTTTTCTACCTTCCGtcttattttagtttcaaactTCACACTTCTTTTGTTCAAATGGCTTCGAATGGAACAAGTCAAAGGTAATGGGTCGGCCTCCAGCCTCAGCTGTCAGCTGTGAGTCCGGATGGTCATTGAGTCGCCCAGCTCCAAGTCTTTTTTGTAGAGTCAGTGAGAATGTTGttgctgaagaagatgagattgTAAAATGGAGTTGGAGGATTACTCTGTTGATCCTGAAGAGCTGAGGCATAGGACAAGCGACGAGATCGTGACTTATAGGATATATAATGCAACTGCAACATCCAGCTCCTCAACGTGCTAAGCGGCGAGAATTCTCCACCTCTTGAGACTGAACTAGCAAACTAGACTTGATAGAGATATGATGTCAACTGGGTGGATTCTAGAGTCATAGATCTGGAAGATCCTTGCAGTGTCACCGGTCTCATCTGACTAGGTAAGCGCTCAGTTTGTGAATATTCCCCAAAGAAGACCCTCCTGTTGATGCCAAAGTCAATAATCCGTATAGTGATgataaaacaaatttgtataAAATAGCCCATTGGTCACGGACGGGTGAACAAAAAATAAGAGATCACTAACTAgagattattatttaaattaaaattgctCTAGTTACAGTACGTAGCATAATAGCGTAAGAAGGTTCACTTATCTAGACAGAGAAGCGAAACCTCTGTATACTAATTGCAGGCCATAAATCAATGATGATGACAACCACTTCCTCGTTTCTCTGGTCGTGCTCTCTGCTTCCTTCTCAAGGTTTCTCCTTTTCTATCTCTCTtatctctccatctctctctctctcactcactattagttttttttttaacagggcCAAACCGGCAAACGCAATGGAAAAGACACGAAAAGGTTCTGTCTTTCAGCCTCTCTTGTTCTCCTAAATCAACTGTTAAATTCTATATGAATGGAGCTCTCGTTTCAGTAATAAGACAGACCAAGGAACCATGCATATGtagtgttcgatgaaatgcttGACTGAATCTTGAActtgttatttatttaatggCGCAGAGACAGTTGTCGAGAAAGGTAGCTGTTTCTGGTGTTGTCAGAGCGGGATTTGAGCTTAAGCCACCTCCCTATCCTCTTGTACGTTTTTCGTTATCAAGACCCACCCAGCTTTTCGATTTTAATTTTGGTTGATAGATTATGCACATCATGTGGTAAAGAATACTGTATTAGTACAAATCTTTGAAGGTTCGCTTTAATATGGTAGTTATGATGATGAAATGTTATGAATGTTAAAAGTGCAACGAAGCGTGAAGGGGAGATGTTGCTCGCTCACTCTGTGTCTGTCTGTCTTTGGCAGGATGCTCTAGAACCGCATATGAGCCGGGAAACACTGGATTATCATTGGGGCAAGCATCACAAAACTTACGTTGAGAACCTGAACAAGCAAATCCTAGGCACAGATCTAGATGGATTGTCATTGGAAGAGGTTGTGCTACTTTCATATAACAGAGGCAATATGCTTCCTGTCTTCAATAATGCCGCACAGGTAAATAATGCCATATATCGGTTTTACCCGTTTCTTACCAAGGGGATTGGATGTGAACTAAGGTATATATGAGGAGGGGCTTTGCAGGCATGGAACCATGAGTTCTTCTGGGAGTCTATCCAACCCGGAGGTGGAGGAAAGCCAAGTGGAGATCTCCTCAGACTGATAGAGAGAGATTTTGGGTCTTTTGATGACTTTGTAGAAAGGTTCAAGGCAGCTGCATCCTCCAACTTTGGTTCTGGTTGGACTTGGCTTGCATGTGAGTGTTTCCAACTTATGCGTTCCCTTGccactattaaaaaaaaatgcaaaccaCCCCAACTTACTTAGGGGATACACTGATGCAGACAAGGCGAACAGACTCGATGTTGCAAATGCAGTAAACCCGCTTCCAAAGGAGGAAGACAAGAAGCTTGTGATAGTAAAAACTCCCAATGCAGTGAATCCACTCGTGTGGGACTATTCTGTAAGTGTCTAACTTTCCAAAAAATGTAGATGAACGCTGTTGTTaggtatttattttaatttcctcACACGTTTTGTCCATCTGTTTATATGCAGCCACTTCTCACCATTGATACATGGGAGGTATAACATAAGCTACTCATCTTTCACTCTATGAATTTCACCTTGGTTTCTTGATCCCTGACTTAGTTTTCTTCTTGCCTCTTTCTGCAAAACAGCACGCTTACTATCTGGATTTTGAGGTACCTTCAAAATGTTCTCACAAATTACTGAAAGCAGAGGTTCTCAGTTCTCATGTTGTTGTGTTTTGCGCAGAACCGAAGAGTCGAATACATAAATACATTCATGGAAAAGCTTGTGTCATGGGAAACTGTAAGCACAAGGCTAGAATCTGCAATGGCTCGAGCAGTTCAAAGAGAACAAGAAGGAACTGATACAGAAGATGAAGAGAATCCAGATGATGAAGAGCCAGAGGTTTACTTAGATGATGCATCTGAGGAGGTTGACTAACAAAACTGAGAATCAATGATAAACACATTTAGCTTCTGAACGAAATATCAATTACAGATCCTAAGCTTTCTGCTTGTTAAGCCCTAagctttaaatatattttgtggtttctttgaaaaacaaaaacaataaattttgtggtttctttgaaaaacaaaaactgaaTGTTAAATATTCTACATTCCTCCTATGCGGTCTTGTGATAAGTTACGAGGGGTCCTGTGATTGGACAAAGCCAAGTGTCTTTCTACAGATGGTGAATGTCTGTATAGACCATATGGCATTTGATGTTGCCCATGAACTGGAGGAGGGTACTCTTGAGGACGTCTCTGTCCGTGAACCGGAGAATAAGAATTTGGAGGCAGATGATCATACGCAGACACACTTCTTCCTAACCCACCAGGTGGAACCATATATTCAGGGGATCTCATAAGACCTGACCGATGAGGAAAACCTGATGATGGGCCGAGGTAACTACTGACAAGAGCTGATATTTCATCTGCATCTCCCTCTCTGTGACTAGGGAAGCTTCGGTGGTCGCGGTACATCGGAGAATAAGATGCGGCAGCTGTTGGTGGCATTTCCATTTCTGACAACCTTGGACGTTTCATCTGCTGGTTATACAATCTCTCGCTAATTGCCGCTTCCTCCCTTATACTGATGGATCTCGCTTCCTCCATTCGACTGATGGATCTCGCTTCCTCCATTCGACTGATAGATCTCGCTTCCTCCATCTGTTTGTCAAGCTGAACAATGTCTTTCTCAAGCTTGGCCATTTGCTCTTTGATCTGCCACCCTGGTACTTCTTTCGCTGGGTCTAACTTGTGAGCTTCCAAACACTTCATCACTGATGATAACGCATCCAACTGCTTTTCGTTCGCAGTTTTctgttgagaaaataaaaaagcaaACAACGATAAGAATCAGAACAGGAAAAAAGAGTTTATCAAGGTAAACAACGAGTAAAGAAGAGTCATACAGATGCCATGGGTGCTTGTGCTTGACGTTTCGCCCTCTCAAATGAATCCTTCCTCATCCTTAGGAAGGAAGTTAGAATTGAAGAAGGTGAAAACCTATCCTCCATCCCAAAGGTATAAACCAGCTCAAGAGCTTCAATATGCATTCCACGCTTGAAACTTGAATCAACTATACCTATACGGCCAAAAGATTATTGTATTAAGATCCTTTTAGTAGACATTGCTCAAGGCTTATGTAGTATGCAACATAAAAGTCAAATGATTTGAACTTGCAATATCGAATGTGCAGCTTTACAACTTGTCATTGCATTCTAGAATGCCATGTTCTGTCCTATCTCATTGCATGGTACGTAAAATTCTACTCCCAAAATCATATAAACAACCAAACACAAAGATGAAAACTTGACTCTAACCCATTCCACAACAAAAGAAACCACCTTTGTAACGTACTCAAGAAAAGAACAAGGTACCTGACATCATAGGGACAAGAAACGGTGACCGTTTAAGAGCACCAACAATCTCATCAGTACCACTCTGCCTAATCAAATCCAACAAATCCATACTCTTAAAGCTCTCCGGAATCCCAAAACAAGCAACCAACAGAAGCAAACCCCTTGCGTCCATAGCCTCCGCTGCACCCAACCATCCTTCACCCACCAGCCTCTTCTTCCACGCAACAGCAGCCGCCTCCGCCTCATCTTTCACAGAACTAACcaaaagcttcttcttcttctctccctCAGGATCAAACGTCAGAAGGTAACACTCCAGGATAAGAAGCGAAACCTTCCTCGCGGTGATCGCGGGCAAATCTTTGGCGAAGGCTTTGCGCCCTTGCAAGTAAAACTTCCCGATGCAGTCCAACACGAACTTCGCCGGGTCCTTGGCCAGCTTCAACGCTCCAGGAATCTCTTCGATTAGCTTGGCTCGCTCAGAGATGTTCACGAACATGTACCTTCGGAGCTCTTTGCTCCACATCGACTCGCAGAATCGCTCCGCTTCGGACTTCTCCTTGGGCGGCGATTGGCAAGCAATCGCCGTGGCTGTTTTGTTTTGCGGAGGAGGCGACGCGGCGGCGGTTTCGATGATGCCGTTAGTTTTGAGATTGGAGTCGATCGCGTTCCCGATGTAATCCATGTGGCTCTGCAGTTCGTCGTAGCGGCGTTTGAAGGCGTCGACTGCGGCTGCTAACGCGGTTAAGTCGACGATGGATTTCAAAAACTGAGGATCGTTAGATTGTTCGATCGTGGTTTCGATGTTTGTAGGCACGGTTTCGACAGTAGCCTGCGCTTCTCTCCGTTGGATCATCGCCGATGAAGGTTGCTCCTCCTCCCTTGTTGATGGAGCAGGGAGCAGAGAACCATTACGGACGGCCATTGGGGATTGCGGAAGAAGAAGATTGCAAAAACAGTTGTTGTGTTTAAATAAAGCCCTAGTTTATTCGTTCCTCCTCTCGTGACTGTTCAGAATATGGCCCTATTAATATCTTTTTGACTCGAAAGTAACCGAAGTCGAtactaaaatttgtagataaaaaaatctaagtGACTGAGAAATTGCAACTTTTCAAGTCGTACTATGGAAAATTTATATACTTCATTCCAATTTTCCacactcaaaaaaaaaaaagaaacttgaaGAACTGGAACCGTTATTAAGTTTATTTGAAAAAATCGTTATTAAGTTCGTTAGCAGTGTATCCTACGAATATGTTAGGAAACATCGTGTTAatactatttttgtttaatgtttttctTAGCAAcctattttgatattttatgacTTACGTAACCAATAACGTTATTATGGAATCGTcggtaatatttttcataattggTAACATTATAATTATCCAACTTAAAAGGAAATCAAAAAGATTGATGTCGATATCAATGAAGTTAAAATGTTAACAAAATGTGCTGATTAGTAGACATTGATTAACCGCAAAATCGCAGAATAATTAATTAGtcggaaaataaaatttaagggCTGAGAAATTGCAACTTTTCAAGTGGTACAATaggaaaaattatatatacttcatTCTGTTTTTTCCACACAcacagaaaaataaatagaaactcTCAATGGAGTTGAAAAATAGATTTGATGATCTAAGAAGCAGATTCCGAGA encodes:
- the LOC106387914 gene encoding superoxide dismutase [Fe] 2, chloroplastic isoform X1, whose amino-acid sequence is MMMTTTSSFLWSCSLLPSQGPNRQTQWKRHEKRQLSRKVAVSGVVRAGFELKPPPYPLDALEPHMSRETLDYHWGKHHKTYVENLNKQILGTDLDGLSLEEVVLLSYNRGNMLPVFNNAAQAWNHEFFWESIQPGGGGKPSGDLLRLIERDFGSFDDFVERFKAAASSNFGSGWTWLAYKANRLDVANAVNPLPKEEDKKLVIVKTPNAVNPLVWDYSPLLTIDTWEHAYYLDFENRRVEYINTFMEKLVSWETVSTRLESAMARAVQREQEGTDTEDEENPDDEEPEVYLDDASEEVD
- the LOC106383842 gene encoding uncharacterized protein LOC106383842 is translated as MSVKNMFFILVSICIASSVNAQLPQFPFPLPFQPSPGIPGFPFPFPFPFQPSPGGMPGIPDMRKCWSTFMDMPGCFAEIRQSIITGKFGSIGPACCKAFLDAEANCTRNLPFNPFFPPMVKEQCSRAADPPTTL
- the LOC106387913 gene encoding protein FRIGIDA-like, with product MAVRNGSLLPAPSTREEEQPSSAMIQRREAQATVETVPTNIETTIEQSNDPQFLKSIVDLTALAAAVDAFKRRYDELQSHMDYIGNAIDSNLKTNGIIETAAASPPPQNKTATAIACQSPPKEKSEAERFCESMWSKELRRYMFVNISERAKLIEEIPGALKLAKDPAKFVLDCIGKFYLQGRKAFAKDLPAITARKVSLLILECYLLTFDPEGEKKKKLLVSSVKDEAEAAAVAWKKRLVGEGWLGAAEAMDARGLLLLVACFGIPESFKSMDLLDLIRQSGTDEIVGALKRSPFLVPMMSGIVDSSFKRGMHIEALELVYTFGMEDRFSPSSILTSFLRMRKDSFERAKRQAQAPMASKTANEKQLDALSSVMKCLEAHKLDPAKEVPGWQIKEQMAKLEKDIVQLDKQMEEARSISRMEEARSISRMEEARSISIREEAAISERLYNQQMKRPRLSEMEMPPTAAASYSPMYRDHRSFPSHREGDADEISALVSSYLGPSSGFPHRSGLMRSPEYMVPPGGLGRSVSAYDHLPPNSYSPVHGQRRPQEYPPPVHGQHQMPYGLYRHSPSVERHLALSNHRTPRNLSQDRIGGM
- the LOC106387914 gene encoding superoxide dismutase [Fe] 2, chloroplastic isoform X2; this encodes MMMTTTSSFLWSCSLLPSQGPNRQTQWKRHEKLSRKVAVSGVVRAGFELKPPPYPLDALEPHMSRETLDYHWGKHHKTYVENLNKQILGTDLDGLSLEEVVLLSYNRGNMLPVFNNAAQAWNHEFFWESIQPGGGGKPSGDLLRLIERDFGSFDDFVERFKAAASSNFGSGWTWLAYKANRLDVANAVNPLPKEEDKKLVIVKTPNAVNPLVWDYSPLLTIDTWEHAYYLDFENRRVEYINTFMEKLVSWETVSTRLESAMARAVQREQEGTDTEDEENPDDEEPEVYLDDASEEVD